DNA sequence from the Pungitius pungitius chromosome 3, fPunPun2.1, whole genome shotgun sequence genome:
TACATAAGCAGGCCAGAGCACAACTTTGGGGACACAGAATCAATACGCTCTCAAAATGGAAACTCGGGCCGGCTGCTGTCCATACTATGCAATTCCAAATGTCTGATCAGCAGCACGGCCACTTCAGGATCATTAGTAACGTGCACGAGACGAAAGATAAAGAAGGAATGAAGTTCCTACGAAAAACTGTGTGTAAAAAGAGTCGGTTACCAGTAAGTGGGATTACCGCTGTGAACACAGCGCACCGCATTCCTTCCTGTTCTAACCTATCACATAACCTTGTATTCTCCATTTATTCCCCTAAAACAACGTTTCTAGTGTAGTGTTTAAAGCGCTTGCAGCACCGCTGTACTTTTTTTAACCCCTAACCATATCCCTGCCATAATCCAAACCAATTTGAACAACTGTAGAAATGTTCTTCCAGCCAACCTCAAAAATTGTCAACCGTTGCATCCTTTTGTCAAAAGTCACACGGCCGGAGCGATCTGAAAGTcagttgtttattttctgaCATAACATCTTTGTGGCGCTGGCTGCCCTCGGGACAGGAGCCCCCCGCTTGAAGGAACATGTTCAGTTCTGCACTATACAAGTCAATAAGAAGTTACCAACCACAGCATTCGCCACACTCCACTCCGAAGCTCTTCAAATCCATCAAGGGGCATCGTAGAAAAGCGCTAAAGACTCGCATCGACACCTTTAAAGCCATCACACGTCCAGAGTAATCAGTCGCAGGACACAAACCCGTTTCAAAACCCTTACAAAAGATCCATCTGACATGGCTACAGGAATGCAAATTAATGTCGTCCGCAAACCGGAGGCCTTTACAGAAGCAAACAAATGTGAGGCTGGCTGTTTTTATTGGAGGTGTCAGATGGGGAAGTGTTAAAAACAGCGCACCAAATGATGAACCAAATGGATACTCACAGACATATTTAAGAGATTACGCTGCCTCTTGGGAAGGCACTATGCAATCTTTTATAGTAGTGAATACCGGGAAAGAAGGAAACACCCAAAAGGACAAGCCTTCAACTCCAAAGTTAAAATTGAATGGTGCAATGAATTATGCAATTatgtggaggggaaaaaaagacacaaaatgactcGTGTGCATATGGGTGAAATAAATGCACATCGCGTCCAACCTCTGGGGCTTTATTTGGTGCGTTTTGCATCATTTGCGACGGACAGTGGGAATCGAACCGTATATTTTCTTAGTGGGACATCATGGGCGTGTCTCGTGTCTTAAGGTGCACATGAGATCACCAGTTAGCTCCCGGAGAAATACTGAGATTAAagcctataaaaaaaacacacacacacacacacacacacacacacacatggccgtAATTATTACACTAAAACCGGCCTTTTGTTTAAGTGTGGGAGATCCGACCCTTAAGTATgaacctgaacccccccccaacgtgtGATCACTTTATCAGCTAGCTCGCAACACAAGCACGTTACGGTACGCTTAGCATGTGCTAACATGGTGAAACAGACACATGTTAACCTAACACGttgataaagaaacaaacaaacaaaaaaaagtgatgctAGAAAAGGTCCAGCGACAGGTTAAGCGTGTTAGAAAGctgtgagaaaaagaaaaaaaaacacacacacacacacacacacacacacacactcgctcaccTGTCCGTGGGCTGCTACAACCTTCTCCTCGCGGTCCTTTGATTTCAACCAGCGGCGAAGAAGTTTCTTCCTCCCCCGGTGATGCGTCCTGCTCCCGGGAGTCAAACGGGGACAACTGCGGTGTCAAAAGTAACGCgtgtatgtgtgagagagaggcgggggggggggagagagagggaagcagatagaggggggggggggggggggtgttcgatAAATGCTGACAGAGCCGAAGTTTCGCAGcgaaaaacaaaagaggaaaaaatacaaacattaaaaaaataaattgaaaaaaaaagccggGTGCGCTCGAGCTAAAAGGAGTCCCGCTTCATATCTGCGGTTACTCCGTCCCGTGTGTTGTTCGGCTCCTCTTTGTGGTTCCAGCGTACCTCAtcgcacagacagacacacaaacacacacacacacacacactcctcccaccATTCACCACGGTGAACGACTTACTCTGCCGGTGTGTGCGGGTCGTTTTACCCGCTCCGGTACGGTAGGTGCGCGTCACCGACACTAACCGTTACTGTCCCGTTGCCTTAAGGTCCTCCAcgcccttttttttaacttaagtGGAATCACCGAAAATGTGTTGATGTTCACGGGCTCTCACACGTATTTGTATTATCGTTATTTGTTCGGTAATATGTGAAAAATAATCCGTGTGTCGGGATGGTTCCCCGACAGGTCATTCGCGAGGAGAAATTCCGATGCGACCTGAACGTTACGTCGCGTAAATACAGTTGCAAGCTGGACATGAGCGTAACGGGAATGGTGTCAAAATGTTTATTCCCATAAAAGCGTACACAACAGGCTTAGCTTTGGTTATGATGAAGTACGGGCTGTTCTGCTCGTTGACACACGATAAAGATTAAAGGTCATGAGTATAATGTGTGTAAGGTAAGTAAACAATGAAATCAGCAAATGGGTCACAGTTTATTGTGTGCGTTTCCAGGTTCAGACTTTGTCACCTTCGACCGTTTTGACACGTACCAGATGActcaacaaacaaaagagatgTATTGATTTGGGTTCAAAGGAACACCATATGAAGTCATAATCAGAGACAGTATGCAATGTCCAATGGGGCCTCGTCAATCAATCGAGACACGTAGTATTCATCTATATCGGACACCAGTGGTGTCACAGTGCTGGTGAATTATGTCACATTTTCACCTCTTGTATGGGCGGAATGGCTTTCAGgaaattatttaataaaatatatttggttCTAGAAATACTCCTGTTTTGGTATCAacactataatatatatatttcaaaatatcaAGAAACACGTTACTCCGACTGCATAGATACAAAGTAATCCCTAAATATCCGGACAGTGTTGTCCAGATGTACAGAACATAAAACAATCACTAAATCACAATGACTGATGATTAGATTTCCTTTAGATCATTATTCAAAAGGTGAGAACCAAAGCAGCATGGTCAAAGACACCGTGTTTCCCATTAAACATTAGACACATTTAATATAAGCCTATGGTGTTATATTGAATTAACAGTTTATTCAATACATTCCAGTTTGGCGTGTCATTGGGTCTCAGGTTTGTGACTCATCGGCAGATACAGATGCAGGTGTTTAAAGCTCAGCTTTTTTTTCGGATCAGCTGCATTCAAGTCGACCATTATGAAGATTTCTATTCAAGTTGAAGAGGAGTTGTGGTTAAAAGGAGCCACATAATCATCACCAAGGAAACATGCTGATGTTGCCAGGTTCTTTAGCATCAAATGATGGAAatgaatagtgtgtgtgtgtgtgtgtgtgtgggtgtgtttgtgtgcatgcatgtgcatcTATCCTGAGAGCTGCTGCATGAGACTACACTCACATTGAACAGCACTTTGAACACCTCttaatatattctttaaatTCAACATAACTTCAAAGAAAATAACCAGTTGTTTGGATTATATCACCCCAAaaaatggcacacacacacacacacacacacacacaccttgacaTTGTCTCTCCGAGATCATCTCTACAGGCGAGGAAGCAAGTGAAATGTCCCTCTCAGGAGGATTTCCTGTGTGGCATATCGCCGTTTTGATGTGGCGGGCCGGGGGCCTCCCCGCTGCTCTCTCCgctgggggggtaggggggggggggggcgctccagCTGCTGGGCTAATGTTACCCTCTGCGCCCGCTTTTTAGAAGGTCACCCGGAATCCACGTGGCAGGAAGGCTTTCGGAGCAGCCGGGGCGAAGGCCTCTTCGGCAGGTGGTGGGTGCTGCAGcagggcggagagagagagagagagcttgtgACCTGGGGGCCCCGAGTGGAAAGGGCAGCGCGGAGACGGAATAATGAGAGCCCCCGACGCACGGACTGACGGATGGCAGGTCCGCGGCTTGTTATGATGCCGAGGGTCCGCTGGCATTTCACGGCGAGGTTCGGATTATTGAGAGGGGCCTCGTTGCCGATTTAATGAGGTCTCGGATCTCTGTGGGGAGTCAGTATGAAATGAATCACTTTGATGTGAAACACTTCCCACAATCCCACAGGTAGAGGTCAGGAACAAATGCTGATTTTCTGGAGCCGCCGCATGTTCAGCAAAccttttaaagtattttaatttaaaaagtgttGGATTTTGCCACCCTAGACATATGAAAACAGAAACTTTGGTCAGTGGGCGCTAAACAGAAAGTGGCACTAAATATAGAAAGATGCTTTATTTGGTCTCTTTGCACCCCATCTAGTGGTAGTTtgcccacaatgcaatgcagtAGTGTTTGAGATTTGTGTCTGGGAAACAGTTTGAGCCTCCTTCCACTGTTTCTTGTCATTCTTTTGACATTTAGGGTGTGTACCAACTACTTGGTGTATGTCCTTACTCTCTGTCCaaagtaaatctttttttttttacatgtctcTCCTTCATGtagtgaaaaaaacaacaataatccaTCCAACAAAGTAACAATTTACAGATCTGGCCTATGGAAAATAATACAAACCTGAATATCACCTCAATTAAAGCCTTAATTAGAAAACTTTGCAAACTACAAAGCGAACTTTGATGGTTTGGGAGGAAGTTTTAAAACTTTTCCCACCAGGGGGCATGTTCGGTCAGTATTAAAACCATCACAGAGATTGACCTCAGTGCGTCTGCCTCAAAATTAataagttctttaacttaaaacgATATAAATGAATTTTGCTTATCCATATCCGAGTATGATGATAATACTGCCGTTCCTTCATGAAATCAACTTAAAAGCAACATTGCTTTTGGAACAACTACTTGGAGGCCACCTCATCAAGGCAAATGTGAGGCTATGAGTACAGGGTGTGATCCTGTAGACTCCAGGAGGTTACATCATGCTGCaaagctgaaccccccccccccccccccccccttggttaCGTGTCACGgccccctctgcagctcctccccaGTGCCAAGTCGTCGAGGTTGTAGTTACGGTGATTACGGTGACCGACAAACAGACAGCGTGCATAATATAGAAAACCTTTTGTAAGAAAGAAGAAGGTATATCAGAGCCCCATGCTCAGGATGCAGCTGGTAAAACAACTGGTTGTCATAACGATGTCCAGATGTTGAGCGGGCTACTGTCCTCAAAATAGTAATTaattccctccccccctctgaggTCTGTTAATCCTGCTCGTGGTTCATTACTTTGCTCGCtctcattaaaacaaatcttcTGATTGTCTCgattgtcgggggggggggggacatattgCGTCATCCGGTGTTTTGTCATTAGTCCGCCTCGAGATTGTGTGCTTTTAAGAAATGAGTTTGATCCCTATCGTACAATCataccatttcttttttcttaaatcCAGCCCCCCGTGAGGGTCCTTCGGTGTGGCCATTTCAAGATGGAATGTGTTCATTATGAGATTTGACCAGACTTGTTTGACACAGAAGTTACCTGCAGGCTGCTGAGGAATGTCTGTGCAAACTGTTGAGGCTTCTTCTGactgacaacccccccccacccccccccctggaaaaaGCAAATTGTTGGGTGGGTTCACCGTCGGCAAacggtgaaaaaggtcatttgaaaTCAGGGGAGGATGCTGGAGGAATCTTTCAAACCCTCATAGAACTTTCTGGTGACACGATCCAACaagtcacaaaaaaagaaaaaaacagacactcaACAGTCTGCATTTGGGGATTAAAATAATGGGTGAAATACCTTTGGTTGGAAAATAGTCAATGTTTATTCTGCATGTGCTGCACAGTCACTCATCTTTTCACCCAATCTTTTCCTCTGTCCTCCAGTAATGGATAGGAACGGGACAAAGGTTATAAAAGTGTCATCTTTTATATGACAACGCGGATTGGTATCAATCAGTTTTCCACCAGTTCTTTGGGAGATGTCTCTCCTTTAAAGccctgtcctcctgctgctctgcagCCGGACAGACGTGGCACTGTGGAGGTGGGGGAAGGGCTGGAGATCTACTGGGAAGCGGCAACACCACCAAGTGAAGCTTTTGGGGTTCTGGACTTTTCCATTTGAAGTTCCACGTCAACTAAACCCAAAACCCCCGCCCCTCTTTTGTGGATATTTGGAGGCAATGCACTCGTTCGCTGACGTGTGGCCGGCGGCTCATGTGTTGAATTCACTGCAAAAACTGTGTTAACAATAAAACCGATTTCTATGTAAAAGATTCATTCACTTTAAAGTGAAACGTATTTTGTATCTGATGAAATAAGCGTTAGAGATTGAGTCAGCAAGCAGCACCAGAACCCGGAGGCGGAGGAATGCGCAGTCTGGACTGACCCGCAATCAGATTGTCTCTCCAAGTTtatttctgcagcagcaggaagggaaGTTTCATAGCTGAGCCCAGAGCAGTGCTGCAGAGTTAACCtcagccaacccccccccccccccccctcattccagCCTGTGGTTTGTAGGGGGACGTCCCAGCTTCCAGAGGACACATGCACACCCTCATTTGAATACCCCATTCCCACTTCTAGAAAGTTCTCTCTTTCAGGGTATAAAGAGCAGGGGCGAGTTCCTGCAGCCACACTTTCCACAGCACCCCTACTCAGAAGAGAAACCCTGCGAATCTGTGCCAGGTAAGGGTCAGAAGATAACCATCTTGCTTTTCAGGGAGGAATGCAGAACCCGGACGGGAGTCTTTGTTTTTCGCAGCttccttttatttccattttaacCCTTTCTCTTAAAATCGCTGATATCTCTGCACATTGGGTTTGGTTGTTTTGtgatttgttgatattttgctGGTTTGTTGAACAGCTGACTCGATGAATGTTTTCTTCATTGGGTCACAAAGACATCCAAAGTGTCTGATTGTGATGGAGGGATGACTAACCTGTACAAtaaccctcaaataaatgtctttAGAATGAAGATTGTAAACTAGGATATCAAATTATGCAGCACAGAGCCTGTCTAATGTTTCACTGCCTGCTCTGTGGAGATTATTACGTACACTTCTTGTCTTTCAGAATGAAAATTGCAGAGATCAAAACTTCTCAAGGTATCCGAACATGATGAAAAGTCATTTCTGCTgtatcacaaacaaatacaaatacagagATGCAGACAAAACCACTAACACAGAATGGTGGATGAGGATCAAAAAGGCTTTAAGAGATGCAGGGGGGTTCATTTCAGCCCCTCGCATTTGCTCCTTCGTTTCATAGCTACGGTACGAGTCAGATCTAACTTGCAGGCACAGAATTGAACCGTTGTGGCTCGTCACATAGTCGTTAAAGTGCGGGGAGAACAGAGGCTTCGCATTTCAAAAGGCAGCTGCAGCTGTACAGCTGAGCCTGAGCCGCTGCCGACGTGGCAGGAAACATGTCTGCcgggaaaaaaaactggaagGCGTTCCCGAGCTTCTGTGTGGGCCGAGCCAATCCCCCTCTAAACAGCTGCCCTCAATCAGAGTCTGCGTCCTGCTATTTTGTTTCTGATATATAAAGCTGTTCTCCACAATCCGACGTGTGCCTTCAATCTCGTACCCAACGCACATGAATTAGACTCTGAAATATTAAACCcgtctctttctttttgctcCTTTTTGCACAGGCTTCCGCAGCTGCTTTTGGAGACAGACAGGATGTGGATGACTAACCTTGTGGCCTTTTGTCTGCTGGCCCTCGTGGCCTCTGCAGAGGAAAAGAAGCTAAGCAGCTACGCCACCGCGCTGGCTGACCACAGCGCCAATCTGGCCTTCAGGTCGGGCATCTATACATTACTATGGTTACAATTAAGCGTCTTTTAAagcattgtttttgttgtttcccgTAGGAAACGCAAGCAAATAACCTTTcttgtgatttttaaaaaaaatttattCAGCCTCTACCACAACATGGCAAAGGACAAAAACACGGAGAACATCCTCCTGGCCCCTGTGGTGGTGGCCTCCTCTTTGGGCATGGTGGCTCTCGGCGGCAAGGCCTCGACCGCCTCCCAGGTCAAAACCGTCCTCAGTGCCGACAAACTCAAGGACGAACATCTGCACGCGGGCCTGTCCGAGCTGCTCTCTGAGGTACTTtgaacaacgttttaaacaccGCATGTGTGGGACCTCACTGTAATGAGAGGACCCAGCCCTGAGCTTGACATCAGCAGTGCCCCATTCACACCTGTCATTCGCCGCTCCCCGCCAGGTGAGCGACGCCAAGTCGCGCAACACCACCTGGAAGATCAATAACCGCCTGTACGGCCCCAGCTCCGTCTCCTTTGCCGACGAGTTTGTGAAAAGCAGCAAGAAGCACTACAACTACGACCACTCGAAAATCAACTTCCGGGACAAGAGGAGCGCGGTGACCTCCATCAACGAGTGGGCAGCCAAGTCCACAGACGGCAAGCTGACCGAGGTCACCAAGGATGTGCAGAACACCGATGGGGCCATGATCGTCAACGCCATGTTCTTCAAGCGTGAGTATTGatggtgtctttttgtttttttatgattgAAACCCATTGAGATTTGTAACCCGCAGTGTTTTTGTCCCGCAGCTCACTGGTTTGAGACGTTCAATGACCAAATGGTGGACAACCGGGGTTTCCTGGTCACCCGCTCTTTCACCGTGGGagttcccatgatgcatcgCACAGGTGAGTTTCTCAAAATGTCTTCCTGTCCATCTCTCGTCACGTCTCCACGGCGGCTTTCCGCCGACAAAGAATGCAAAATCGAGCTAAGGTCTCCGATCTGCGCAGGTCTGTACAACTTCCACGAGGACAAGGAGAACCGCCTCTTTGTGCTGGACATGCCTCTGGGCAAGAAGGAGGCCTCTATGATCCTCATCATGCCCTACCACCTGGAGCCCCTGGAACGCCTGGAGAAACTCCTGACCAGGAAGCAGGTGGACACCTGGATCAGCAAGATGGAAAACATCGCCGTGGCCATTTCACTTCCTAAAATCGCACTGGAGGTCAGCCACAACCTGCAGGTAAATGGTGGCGATCTTTCATGGTTGATACAGAATTCAAAGTAGACAATAAACGTAAGGGTCAACCAACAACCCCTTTTTTGAATTGTggccgtctttttttttttccccagaaacATCTGGCTGAGCTTGGCCTGACCGAGGCCGTGGACAAATCCAAGGCGGACTTGTCCAACATCTCCGGCAAGAAGGACCTGTACCTGTCCAACGTCTTCCACGCTTCGGCCCTGGAGCTGGACGTGAAGGGGAACCCCTTCGACACCAGCGTCTACGGCAGCGGCAAGCTGAGAAACCCCAGGCTTTTCTACGCCGATCACCCCTTTGTGTTCCTGGTGAAAGACAACAAGACCAACTCCATCCTGTACATCGGCCGAGTGGTCAAACCAAAAGGGGACAAGATGCGCGATGAGCTATAATGTCGGCGTTGTCACGGATAGCTTTTTGTTAAATTCTGGAACAATGGCGGGAAACTGTGTGTATATTTGGTGTTTGACCGTTACCTCCTGAGCACATTCCAACGGGCGTTCTGTGAACTGAGCACCTGAGCTCGCTGCGTCAGGACGCACTAAACCTTCCCAGGGAACAGTTCCGTATGAACATGAGGTCGCAGCCGCGTGACCCCTCCATTCCACATATTTGCCTCATTTAAGACCTCCATAAACATAAGGTGGACGACAGCTTATATTAAGTTTTCTTGAcatcgtgttttttttgtcattattgcAAACCTTGACCGCTTTCTTCTatcatctttaatgtttaaaggggggggaaaaaaaagatctttgcACTTCATGaactcagttttttttttgtttttttttaccttcagtCTGCACTGAATTCTCCACCTGCAGGACTTGAGTTTGAGTCTGGTGCCTCACACATGTTCAcctgccttttttcttctcactgttTTCCACAAAGAAGCTGTTGGAATTGTGTGTTATGTaattatgtgtttatttttcaataaatgatAACAGAGAAGActtttgtgcgtgtgttctCTTGTCACATCATGACTGGCGTTGATACAATCTTCCGGACCGTTGAACAGAGGAATGTGTAATCTCTTAAGTTCcctgcaaaagaaaaaggacaacaaTCTTTCCAGTCGGCTGCAATCCTGCCTGGTCTGGAATGTTGTTTCTAATCTGCCAACAGACAGCTATCCCGAGTTTTTTTAAGGTTCATTTGGGACGGGCCAACCGGAGAGAAGGCCGTCTCTGGAGCGCAGGGTTCTGGTGGCGAGTGGGAATCAGTTCAagcggagaaaagaaaaagcctcaGCTGCACAACAACAGTGGGTTAAAAATAATGATCTAAAGATCTTTCATGTATTGATGATTTCATTgcaacttcaaaaaaaaaagagtcttccTTCTTGCAAAATGATGTGATCCCTTTAAGAGAGAAATGCCTTCTGAGTAAGAGCTTTAGCGCCACCCTGTGGGGGCTGGGAGGAGAATGCAATGGCTACACTGTAAGGAAGGCCAACCAATGCAGTTGTTAGAAATTCATTGTTTAATTACTTAATGACGTCGTATTTACATACACCTTATACCTTGCAGTGCAGTGATAAAATACAAGTTGAAGGAAAAGATAAATTAGACAATACACAATTTACTGACTGAGTCTGCTGCTTTTTTGCTGCTTATATAATCATCACCATTAAGATGATGAGATGCAGGGGATTGTTttaaaatttaattttaaaaaacggaAAGCTGTACTGACTATAAAGGTAAATGTCTATTTAGTGTATTGTGTGTTCTAAGTTGTTCCCTTTAGCCTACATGCATTTAATGCTCTTTTCTCTGAAGCACTGATTATTAAACAATTTACAACTCAGATGActcaaatattaatatttatcaaATTTACTCTTctgaaatcacaaaaaaaccTTAATAGATTTATGTTGATGTCGATTTGAGCGTCAACACAGAGAGAGGTTTCATGCTGTCACGCTAAAGGGATGTtagaaaatgatgatgatggaaaaGAGACAAgatttttagttgtttaaatgTTGAAGAGCTTGCTCAACAAGATCAGCTCCCTGAGGTACAGTTACGGAAAACAGCAGCATGTTTCGTGGAAGGACCGTGAAACAGCTTTGACtatgagaggaaacaaaaagaatcaTAATGCAAAATTCTCATGTATCTCCGAGTGATGCCATGCTTTCATAAGTGTAAATAAAAAGATGACagttccaaaaaataaatattcaaaaagaaaaagtgcttGACCGACCCGTCATTCTGCTCTAAAAGAGTAACGGTTTGTTATATACAATAGCAGCCTTTGCGCCATACTTCAGAGGGATAACACATACAGCCGTGGTTACATCCCCGGTCCCCATCACGCTATCAAAAGCTCTCATGctacgcaacaacaacaaaaaaaacacacacaaacacacgcaccagaaaatataacatttcattttgaaatagcCGCCTGGGGCGTTCAATCTTCCGGTGGGTGAACCTCTGGTTGCCCTGAAATAGGTGACCACTCGGTGGCCGGTGAGTGCAgcgaggagtgtgtgtgtgtgtgtgtgcgtgtgacagcATCCTTCACCGAGGAGCGGTGCACCCTCGCTGCGCCTCTACGTCGGCAGGTACGCAGGCAGGTAATGTGACGGCTCTCATTACATTAGCACCGTCGGGTTCTGCTGCGCTGGCTGCAGGCAGATTAGCCAGTCGATGGTCAATCCTCTTAAACAAGTCGGCATTAAGCCACGGCGAGAAGATGGGTGGTGCTCCCTGTCTCTCGTCTttctctccccttcctcccctctcctctggtttttgcttcttttttttcccccacatcGCGTCCT
Encoded proteins:
- the serpinh1b gene encoding serpin H1b, with product MWMTNLVAFCLLALVASAEEKKLSSYATALADHSANLAFSLYHNMAKDKNTENILLAPVVVASSLGMVALGGKASTASQVKTVLSADKLKDEHLHAGLSELLSEVSDAKSRNTTWKINNRLYGPSSVSFADEFVKSSKKHYNYDHSKINFRDKRSAVTSINEWAAKSTDGKLTEVTKDVQNTDGAMIVNAMFFKPHWFETFNDQMVDNRGFLVTRSFTVGVPMMHRTGLYNFHEDKENRLFVLDMPLGKKEASMILIMPYHLEPLERLEKLLTRKQVDTWISKMENIAVAISLPKIALEVSHNLQKHLAELGLTEAVDKSKADLSNISGKKDLYLSNVFHASALELDVKGNPFDTSVYGSGKLRNPRLFYADHPFVFLVKDNKTNSILYIGRVVKPKGDKMRDEL